tgaatatctaaagatactgtacacatatgtttctacaacactctactattcatacttgacactttacaagccatgtgtccttatccaataataagcatataggaagccaagtccaagcttcttgaagcggcaaaacttcatgcttacataggtgatccttttaatcttgcacctgcatttacaattttccaaaagaaccattaagaagatatacttcAACCTAGCCATCACTTGCAAGTCTGAGCACATACCTTGGGAAGATAAACACAAGTGCTCCAATCTCTAACTATGATCTTTCCACATTGAATTCAGCTTCTAACGTTGTATTAGAAGGGAATTGGGTATAACATAGGAAGTAGATTTAAATGGACTTTAATCCCATTCCAATTACCGACTTCTTCACTAAGTCTCTAGCTAACCCCTTCGTCAAGTGGTCAGCTAAGTTCTGTTGCCGAACAAACTCAATGGATATCACCCCATTCAAGATTAATTCCCTAATCATACTATGTCTAACACCCAAGTGTCTAGACTTTCCATTGTACATTTGACTATAAGCCTTGGCCAATGTGGCAGCACTATCACAACGGATAGAAATTGGTGATATCGGTTTAGGCCATAATGGAATCTCATATACCAAGTTTCTTAGCCATTCCGCTTCTTTACCAGCAGCAGCCAATGCCACAAACTCTGATTCCATTGTAGAACTAGTTATACATGTTTGCTTCTTGGAAGCCCACGAGATGACACCTCCCCCAAGCAAGAACACCCAACCACTTGTAGAGGATGAGTCTTCAACATTATTTATCCAACTAGCATCCGAATAACCCTCTAATACCGAAGGAAATCCCACATATGACAATCCATAATTCATAGTACCCTTCAAGTACTTGAATACCCTAGTTATCGCATGCCAATGATGTCTACTAGGATTACTAGTAAATCTGCTCAACTTTCCAACCGCAAAAGCAATATCCGGTCTAGTGCTaatcatagcatacatcaaagaGCCTATAGCTCTTGAATATTCGAGCTGATCCACAGGTTTACCTGTATTtggcataagtttttcactcggaTCTATGGGAGTACTAACCGGAGAACAACTTTCATGATTAAACTTCTTGAgtattttctcaatgtaatgagattgcgtaattacaatccccttattctcccgtttaatcttaataccaagaataacatccgcttctcccatatccttcatggagaactttgatgacaagaaattctttgttttatcaacttgattttggtccgtgccaaagatcaacatgtcatccacatatagaCAAATAATGACTCCTTTACCGAATGTATCAAATTTGCTATATACACATTTGTCAGCTTGGTTTAGAATAAAACCACTAGAcaaaacaacctcatcaaatttttGATGCCATTGCTTCAGAGCTTGTTTCAGCCCATACAACGACTTAACTAGCTTACACACCTTATGCTCATTACCAGGCATTACAAATCCTTCAGGTTGCTTCATAtacacttcttcttccaaatcaccattcaggaatgctgttttgacatccatttgatggatcactagattgtgaatagccgctaaagcaatcaacaatctaatagtagtgatacgagcaactggagcataggtatcgaagtaatcaatcccttccttctgtctaaagccttggattaccaatctagctttaaacttgtcaattgtaccatcgactttcatcttctttttgaagatccatttgcaacccaatggtttacaacctggtggtaaatcagataatacccaagtattattttccatgatagaactcatctcttcatcaattgcttctttccaaaaagcagaatctcgagatttcacagcttcatcatacgttcttggatcctcctctatactatagaaataatagtattgattatcaatctgatcctttgatccctcaactaaatataattgaaaatccAAACCATAAGATTTAGGTTTTCTAGCTCTTTTGCTTTTCCGATGTTCGAGTGTCTGACTTGGTACATCAGTTGAATGATCATCCTTTGTGGGTTCATCCGACTTAGATATAAGGTCCTTTGGTCTAGGTAtagaagagaaacaattctcatcaaatatGGCATCTCTTGATTCTATAATTGTGTTAATAGAAACCGAGTCATTAGGTTCTATAACATAGAACCTATAGGCTTTGGAATGTTCAGCATATCCAACGAAGATGCAAGCTACACCCTTTTCACCCAAAGTTTTCCTTTTAGGATCCGGGAGTCTGACCACGGCCCTACAACCCCAAACACGTAGAAATGTTAAGTTGGGTCGTTTCTTATACCAAAGTTCATATGGGGTAGTCTTGTTCCTTTTATTAGGAACCCTATTTAACAAATAGCAAGCCGTTAACATGGATTCTCCCCAAAACCCTTCACTCAAACCAGAATAGGATAACATGGCGTTCACCATTTCTTTAAGAACTCTATTCTTcctttcagccacaccattttgttgaggtgtatAAGGTGCCGTAGTCTCATGAATGATTCCTACGGATTGAAAGAATTCAGGATCATAATATTCACCACCTCTATCCGTACGTAATGTTTTAATCATCACATTCTGTTGCAATTCAACTTCAGTTTTATAAACTCTAAATTTATCTAAGGCTTCATCTTTAGAATGCAACAAATAAACATAATAGAatctagatgcatcatctatgaaagtgacaagatactttttatgtcctaatgatggagtagcatgcaaatcacataaatcactatgtatcaattcaagtatgacagatttccttgttatgcttttaaaaggttgcctagtgatctttgttaacatgcaagttttacacttttctatatttccatcaaaaacaggaattaaatcatctttagacatttcaagcattcttttatAGTGTACATGTCCTAGACGAGCATGCCATAAAGATGAATTGGTAACATTCAAAGAAGACATAAATATAGAACCAGAATCATTAGGAACTCCATTCAAATTCAACATAAACATACCATTAttataatatccaaatcctacaaacacaccagactttgataatacatatttatcggattcatacacttgcttgtatccaagcttattcaatacaggaccagaaactaagttcttacgtagtttaggaacatacaaaacattaaacaaagtaATAGTTTTTCCAGAACTGAATTCTAACACCACGCTTCCTTTGCCTTCAACAGGATCAAAGTGATGATCTCCCATGTAGAGGACAGATCCATCTTCCACTGGAACAAAAGTCTTGAACCAGAAACGATCCTTGCAAACATGTGTTGTGGCGCTAGAATCAATCCACCACGCAATAGCATCATCCTTGTTCTtgggattggtccttagaccccTTTCCCGAACCACTTGCATTCGCGTTATCATGCTTCTTTCCAGAACGGCAATCCCTCTTGAAGTGGCCTGTCTTACCACACTTCCAGCATTCTAGTTTCGGTTTCTTGTTAGAACCGAAACTTCCTTTGTTGTTCTTGAAAGCACGCTTCTTtcctttgttttgttgttattgttcttACTACCCTCCTCGATCATATTAACCGAGGGACCAgcaacttcttttccttttcccttgtcacTCTCCTGCGCTCTTAGAGATTCTTCTATGCGCAAGTGACTTCCAAGTTGGACCAAAGACAGTTCGTCTTTTCCATGCTTCAAATTGTGTTTGAAATCCTTCCATGAAGGGGGCAACTTGTCTATGATACTTGAGACAGATATTGTTTCATCCATCTTCAATCCGTGCAGTGTGAATTGTCCAAGAATTCGTagaagttcattgtattgttccaTGACAGACCTTGATTCAACCATTTTGTAATTGTTGAAATCAGTCACCAAGAACTTCTTACTGGATGAGTCCTCTCCCATGTACTTGGCTTCAAGACAATCCGACAATTCCTTTGCAGATTCCACATTTTGATAAATATCGAATAAAGAATCAGACATACCGTTAAGAATGTGTCCTCTGCATATGTAGTCGTCATTCTCCCACTTTGATCTGCTTCTTATATTTTCAACAGTTTCTTCCTCCAGAAGTTCAGGAATCGGTGTAGACAGAACGTATACCACCTTCAATGTTGTCAACAAGAAATGCATCTTCTTCTGCCAACGCCTGaagtcttgtccttgaaacttgtccaatttcCCGAACTTAGTAGTCATCTCCTTGACAGCGCCTTCTCCAGCCATGATTAtcagtaaaataaataatttgttcgtttgttagaaatctggttgtgataatcctggataaagtcaagaatcgtgagcgtccactttccgaacaaattatttcgaccctataattgcctgggttcatgaaatctttgttgggataatgcttgacaatcaatctgtttcttggcacaagagaacagatTAAGAAAGTAGAGAGATGTTGTGTTGTTCGAATTTCTGTTTTAGAATTCTGTTTTCTGGTTTTCTGTATATCtttccttaggctgcaagcaaccttatatagaaggttgtgtttgcacgaatgatcacaattgttccg
This portion of the Lotus japonicus ecotype B-129 chromosome 3, LjGifu_v1.2 genome encodes:
- the LOC130743941 gene encoding uncharacterized protein LOC130743941 — protein: MAGEGAVKEMTTKFGKLDKFQGQDFRRWQKKMHFLLTTLKVVYVLSTPIPELLEEETVENIRSRSKWENDDYICRGHILNGMSDSLFDIYQNVESAKELSDCLEAKYMGEDSSSKKFLVTDFNNYKMVESRSVMEQYNELLRILGQFTLHGLKMDETISVSSIIDKLPPSWKDFKHNLKHGKDELSLVQLGSHLRIEESLRAQESDKGKGKEVAGPSVNMIEEGSKNNNNKTKERSVLSRTTKEVSVLTRNRN